One stretch of Cohnella algarum DNA includes these proteins:
- the rpmA gene encoding 50S ribosomal protein L27, with amino-acid sequence MLKLNLQLFASKKGVGSTKNGRDSRSKRLGAKRADGQAVTAGSILVRQRGTKIHPGNNVGIGKDDTLFAKVEGVVKFERWGRDRKKVSVYPAEQAPVAAALEG; translated from the coding sequence ATGTTGAAGCTGAATCTTCAGTTGTTCGCCTCGAAGAAGGGCGTAGGCTCCACGAAGAACGGCCGCGATAGCCGTTCGAAGCGTCTCGGCGCGAAGCGCGCCGACGGTCAAGCCGTCACCGCGGGCAGCATCCTGGTGCGCCAACGCGGCACGAAGATCCACCCGGGCAACAACGTCGGCATCGGCAAAGACGACACGCTGTTCGCGAAAGTCGAAGGCGTCGTCAAGTTCGAACGTTGGGGACGCGACCGCAAGAAAGTCAGCGTATACCCTGCCGAACAAGCGCCTGTTGCCGCAGCTCTTGAAGGCTAA
- a CDS encoding ribosomal-processing cysteine protease Prp has product MITVNIFRKADGRIERFAVTGHAKYADPGRDIVCAGVSAVTIGAVNAIEKLTGLVPDAEVVSGFLSATAPAGEDEERNGQVQLLLEGMLVALQSIADEYGKYVKIKEKIANKGG; this is encoded by the coding sequence ATGATTACGGTGAATATCTTTCGCAAGGCTGACGGTCGGATCGAACGCTTTGCCGTAACCGGCCACGCCAAATACGCGGACCCCGGACGAGATATCGTTTGCGCCGGCGTATCGGCCGTGACGATCGGAGCGGTCAATGCGATTGAGAAGCTGACGGGGCTTGTTCCCGACGCGGAGGTTGTTTCCGGTTTTTTGTCGGCGACCGCTCCGGCGGGAGAAGACGAAGAACGGAACGGCCAAGTGCAACTGCTGCTGGAAGGCATGCTTGTCGCGTTGCAGTCCATCGCGGACGAATACGGCAAGTACGTGAAAATAAAAGAAAAAATAGCGAATAAAGGAGGTTGA
- a CDS encoding Spo0B domain-containing protein, with amino-acid sequence MSNHRIAWAAALAVSHLLPGAAVFVWREAWWPLIVFVLWSALAALLFVAADRRQDRRRHDRLIAHTQRAAVEMLGQHRHDWMNEVQILYGYLKLKKYDKAIDVVDRIRLRMEKDSRISRIGIPGLAVYLLSFRAAGHTIRLEAEIEEGWKPELAGPDPDKLTGAVAALVNVVRIHAAVPREEPPTLWLYFGADGRRARLSMEFDGEVPARDIVPQEMERALDGFGSVKEASEAGGGEEAGRLRWTVAFPPNERIDQPA; translated from the coding sequence ATGTCAAACCATCGGATCGCGTGGGCGGCAGCTCTGGCCGTCTCACATCTCCTTCCGGGCGCCGCGGTGTTCGTCTGGCGGGAAGCATGGTGGCCCTTGATCGTTTTTGTGCTGTGGAGCGCCCTGGCCGCGCTTCTGTTCGTCGCCGCCGACCGCCGGCAAGACCGGCGCCGGCACGATCGGCTGATCGCCCATACCCAGCGCGCAGCCGTCGAGATGCTGGGCCAGCACCGGCACGATTGGATGAACGAAGTGCAAATTTTGTACGGCTACCTGAAGTTGAAAAAATACGATAAAGCCATTGACGTCGTGGACAGAATAAGATTGCGCATGGAGAAGGACAGCCGCATTTCGCGGATCGGGATTCCGGGGCTGGCCGTCTACTTGCTGTCTTTTCGCGCGGCGGGCCATACGATTCGCCTGGAGGCGGAAATCGAGGAAGGCTGGAAGCCGGAGCTCGCGGGTCCGGACCCGGACAAGCTCACCGGCGCGGTGGCCGCCCTGGTGAACGTCGTTCGAATTCATGCCGCGGTCCCTCGCGAGGAGCCGCCCACGCTTTGGCTTTACTTCGGCGCGGACGGGCGGCGGGCGCGATTGTCCATGGAATTCGACGGGGAAGTGCCGGCGAGGGACATCGTCCCGCAAGAAATGGAGCGGGCTTTGGACGGCTTCGGGAGCGTCAAGGAAGCTTCGGAGGCCGGGGGCGGCGAAGAGGCCGGCCGCCTGCGCTGGACCGTCGCTTTTCCGCCTAACGAACGAATCGATCAGCCTGCATAA
- the obgE gene encoding GTPase ObgE — protein sequence MFVDKAKIFVKGGDGGDGLVAFRRELYVPEGGPAGGDGGNGGSVVFRVDEGLRTLMDFRYQKHFKAKRGEKGRNKSQHGANAEDLIVRVPPGTVVYDDDTGELIADMTRHDQEVVIAKGGRGGRGNIRFKSPANTAPAIAENGEEGQERWVVLELKVMADVGLVGFPSVGKSTLLSVVSGARPKIGAYHFTTITPNLGVVELDDDRSFVMADLPGLIEGAHAGVGLGHEFLRHVERTRVIIHVVDMSAMEGRDPFDDWVKINDELKLYNEKLADRPQIVAANKMDIPEAEEHLAPFREKVEAARPGTLIMPISSITRQGVNELLYKAAELLESLPDAAETADDEAAEAADNVVYRMERKPDQHEFTISRDNEVYVVESESIEKLLKRTQFGSYEAVMRFARILRNIGVDAELRKRGARDGDTIRVGDFEFEFFEGGKDAYLFEDE from the coding sequence ATGTTTGTAGACAAGGCGAAAATATTTGTAAAAGGCGGAGACGGCGGGGACGGGCTCGTCGCGTTCCGCCGCGAGCTTTACGTCCCGGAAGGCGGCCCCGCGGGGGGCGACGGCGGCAACGGCGGCAGCGTCGTGTTTCGCGTCGACGAGGGTCTTCGGACGCTGATGGACTTTCGGTACCAGAAGCATTTCAAGGCGAAGCGCGGGGAGAAAGGGCGAAACAAATCCCAGCACGGCGCCAATGCCGAGGATCTGATCGTGCGGGTGCCGCCCGGAACCGTCGTTTACGATGACGACACGGGCGAGCTGATCGCGGATATGACCCGGCACGATCAGGAAGTGGTCATCGCCAAGGGCGGCCGCGGCGGACGGGGCAACATTCGGTTCAAGAGCCCGGCCAACACGGCGCCCGCCATCGCGGAAAACGGCGAGGAAGGCCAGGAGCGGTGGGTCGTGCTGGAGCTGAAGGTGATGGCGGACGTCGGGCTCGTCGGCTTTCCGAGCGTCGGCAAATCGACGCTCCTGTCGGTCGTGTCGGGCGCCCGCCCGAAAATCGGCGCCTACCACTTTACGACGATCACGCCGAATCTCGGCGTCGTCGAGCTGGACGACGATCGCAGCTTTGTCATGGCGGATCTTCCCGGGCTGATCGAAGGCGCGCATGCCGGCGTAGGCCTGGGCCATGAATTTCTCCGCCACGTCGAGCGGACGAGGGTCATTATCCACGTCGTGGACATGTCCGCGATGGAAGGGCGCGACCCGTTCGACGACTGGGTGAAAATCAACGACGAGCTGAAGCTGTACAACGAAAAGCTCGCCGATCGGCCGCAGATCGTGGCGGCCAACAAGATGGACATTCCCGAGGCCGAGGAGCATCTGGCGCCATTTCGCGAAAAAGTCGAAGCCGCCCGTCCCGGCACGTTGATCATGCCGATTTCCTCGATTACGCGTCAGGGCGTCAATGAATTGCTGTACAAGGCGGCCGAGCTGCTCGAATCGCTGCCGGACGCAGCCGAGACGGCGGACGACGAAGCTGCCGAAGCGGCGGACAACGTCGTTTACCGGATGGAGCGCAAGCCCGATCAACATGAATTTACGATTTCCCGCGACAACGAAGTCTACGTCGTGGAAAGCGAATCGATCGAAAAGCTGCTGAAGCGGACCCAGTTCGGTTCGTACGAAGCGGTCATGCGGTTCGCCCGCATTCTTCGCAATATCGGCGTCGACGCGGAGCTTCGCAAACGCGGCGCCCGGGACGGAGACACGATTCGGGTCGGCGACTTCGAGTTCGAATTTTTCGAAGGCGGCAAGGACGCGTATTTGTTCGAAGACGAGTAA
- a CDS encoding M50 family metallopeptidase, whose translation MIKWRGISFKLHPLFVLLMIGSVLTGRFLEAATLFGIVLVHELGHLIMALRFGWAVREVKLLPFGGVMETEGAGTTPVKEEVWVAVAGPLQNAILAGGAWVAGQAGLVDALWVDDFLKANATIALFNLAPILPLDGGRMVQAWMSLRLPYHKTLLWTARGSVGLSAFVVLLSVYPLLRGGLLQLNLLLIGLFLCASNWMYLKNVPYVFLRFLVHRAKRFESRIDGGTLAQPIVVAEHRPLSSVVHLLMKERYHLVYVMSRGKIARVVPEGTMIDGFIGTLTNGHADLRFFR comes from the coding sequence TTGATTAAATGGCGGGGCATTTCGTTCAAGCTGCACCCTCTGTTCGTCCTCCTGATGATCGGCTCCGTCCTGACGGGACGGTTTTTGGAGGCGGCGACGCTGTTCGGCATCGTGCTCGTACACGAGCTCGGCCATTTGATCATGGCGCTTCGCTTCGGCTGGGCGGTCCGAGAAGTGAAGCTCCTTCCGTTCGGCGGCGTCATGGAGACGGAAGGCGCGGGGACGACTCCGGTGAAGGAGGAAGTGTGGGTCGCGGTTGCGGGGCCGCTGCAGAACGCGATATTGGCCGGCGGGGCGTGGGTCGCGGGACAAGCGGGGCTGGTCGACGCGTTATGGGTGGACGACTTCCTGAAGGCGAACGCGACGATCGCCCTGTTCAACCTGGCGCCGATCCTGCCGCTGGACGGCGGAAGAATGGTCCAGGCGTGGATGAGCCTGCGGCTGCCGTACCACAAGACGCTGCTATGGACGGCGAGAGGCAGCGTGGGTTTAAGCGCGTTCGTCGTCCTGCTGTCCGTGTATCCGCTGCTCCGAGGCGGTCTGCTGCAGCTCAACCTGCTGCTGATCGGCCTGTTTTTATGCGCTTCGAACTGGATGTATTTAAAAAACGTTCCGTACGTGTTCCTTCGGTTTCTCGTTCACCGCGCCAAACGGTTCGAAAGTCGGATCGACGGAGGCACGCTCGCGCAGCCGATCGTGGTCGCCGAGCACCGGCCGCTCTCTTCGGTCGTCCATCTCCTGATGAAGGAGCGCTATCACCTCGTTTATGTAATGAGCCGGGGAAAAATCGCCCGGGTCGTACCGGAAGGGACGATGATCGACGGCTTTATCGGCACGCTGACAAACGGGCATGCGGACTTGCGCTTTTTCAGGTAA
- a CDS encoding homoserine dehydrogenase, translating to MKPVKVGLLGLGTVGTGVVRIVQGHQDDLQSQTGSPISIEKILVKDRFKSRSIAVEPSKLTEDPWEIVRDPNIDVVVEVMGGIEETRKLILEALDRGKHVVTANKDLMALHGQEILAKAHEKGCDVLYEASVAGGIPIIRTLIEGFSSDRITKIMGIVNGTTNYILTKMSQEGAAYGDVLKEAQALGYAEADPTSDVEGLDAARKMTILSTLGFRANVSLEDVDVKGISSVSQEDIRYAQQLGYEVKLLGIAERQDDYISVSVQPTMVKRSHPIASVNGVFNAVYVYGEAVGETMFYGPGAGEMPTATSVVADLVAVVKNAKLGINGRQAAIAYKEKKLKSDEQIASKYFMLLNVEDRAGVLAQIAQVFSKFDVSIESVMQPVTAEAGGAELIITTHSVSKAALSDVLKAFGALSFIREIKSVYRVEG from the coding sequence ATCAAACCGGTAAAAGTCGGCTTGCTCGGTCTTGGGACCGTCGGCACCGGCGTCGTTCGCATCGTGCAAGGGCACCAGGACGATTTGCAAAGCCAGACGGGATCCCCGATCTCGATCGAGAAAATTTTGGTGAAGGACCGCTTTAAATCGAGAAGCATCGCGGTGGAGCCGTCCAAGCTGACGGAGGATCCGTGGGAAATCGTTCGCGATCCGAATATCGACGTCGTCGTCGAGGTCATGGGCGGAATCGAAGAAACGAGGAAGCTGATCCTGGAGGCGCTCGACCGCGGCAAGCACGTCGTCACCGCCAACAAGGACCTGATGGCGCTGCACGGCCAGGAGATTTTGGCGAAGGCCCACGAGAAGGGCTGCGACGTGCTGTACGAAGCGAGCGTGGCCGGCGGCATTCCGATTATCCGGACGCTGATCGAAGGCTTTTCCTCGGACCGGATTACGAAAATCATGGGCATCGTCAACGGGACGACCAACTATATTTTGACGAAAATGAGCCAGGAAGGCGCGGCGTACGGCGACGTGCTGAAGGAAGCCCAGGCGCTCGGCTACGCCGAAGCCGACCCGACGTCCGACGTGGAAGGGCTCGATGCCGCCCGCAAAATGACGATTTTGTCGACGCTCGGCTTTCGCGCCAACGTGTCGCTCGAAGACGTCGACGTCAAAGGCATCAGCTCGGTGTCGCAGGAGGATATCCGCTACGCCCAGCAGTTGGGCTACGAGGTGAAGCTGCTCGGCATCGCCGAACGGCAGGACGACTACATCAGCGTCAGCGTGCAGCCGACGATGGTGAAGCGCAGCCACCCGATCGCTTCGGTGAACGGCGTGTTCAACGCAGTGTATGTGTACGGCGAAGCGGTCGGCGAAACGATGTTTTATGGCCCGGGAGCGGGCGAGATGCCGACGGCGACTTCGGTCGTCGCCGATCTTGTCGCCGTCGTCAAAAACGCGAAGCTGGGCATCAACGGACGCCAGGCGGCAATCGCGTACAAAGAAAAGAAGCTGAAAAGCGACGAACAGATCGCCTCCAAATATTTCATGCTGCTGAACGTGGAGGATCGGGCAGGCGTGCTGGCGCAAATCGCCCAGGTGTTTTCCAAGTTCGACGTCAGCATCGAGTCGGTCATGCAGCCGGTTACCGCCGAAGCGGGCGGTGCGGAGCTGATCATCACGACCCACAGCGTCAGCAAAGCGGCGCTAAGCGACGTGCTGAAGGCGTTCGGGGCGTTATCCTTCATCCGGGAAATCAAGAGCGTATACCGCGTCGAGGGCTGA
- a CDS encoding M23 family metallopeptidase has protein sequence MQSRKNVGERRRQNHDEADPERWWKERQRRLNGGDWEPSGLTGLRSQPGESARAKTDKNDSSYGKGPNHPLGRFMKGLLIRTAIAGVLLAAAWAGLRLELPGSAEAKEWALDAVTRDMDFRAVEAWYGNTFGGSPSFLPSFRHQEQSRPVSAEWSRDAVVPPLAGRLVETFGEGGDGVRIAAEEGSPVAAVHTGRVTQVTADEEGAATISVQHANRVVTVYGNVIDPEVRPGDWVEAGQKLGELGTGRTGDGSLAGEGTLFFAIKQNGKTLDPAEVVPFD, from the coding sequence ATGCAATCTCGGAAGAACGTCGGGGAACGAAGACGTCAAAATCATGACGAAGCCGATCCGGAAAGATGGTGGAAGGAAAGGCAGCGCCGGTTGAACGGCGGCGATTGGGAGCCGAGCGGGCTTACCGGTTTGCGAAGCCAACCCGGCGAGAGCGCACGCGCGAAAACGGATAAAAACGACTCTTCCTACGGAAAAGGGCCTAATCATCCGTTAGGAAGGTTTATGAAAGGGCTGCTCATTCGAACGGCGATCGCAGGGGTCCTGTTGGCGGCGGCTTGGGCGGGCTTGCGGCTGGAGCTTCCCGGAAGCGCCGAGGCGAAAGAGTGGGCGCTGGACGCGGTGACGCGCGACATGGATTTCCGGGCGGTCGAGGCCTGGTATGGAAACACGTTCGGAGGTTCGCCTTCGTTTTTGCCGAGTTTCCGGCATCAGGAACAATCGCGGCCCGTAAGCGCGGAGTGGAGCCGGGATGCGGTCGTGCCGCCGCTTGCCGGCCGTTTGGTCGAAACGTTCGGCGAAGGCGGAGACGGCGTGCGGATCGCGGCCGAGGAAGGCAGCCCGGTAGCGGCGGTGCATACCGGAAGGGTGACGCAAGTGACGGCCGACGAGGAGGGGGCGGCAACGATATCGGTGCAGCATGCCAACCGCGTCGTCACCGTGTACGGGAACGTCATCGACCCGGAGGTGAGGCCGGGCGATTGGGTGGAGGCGGGGCAAAAACTCGGCGAGCTCGGGACGGGACGGACGGGCGACGGCAGCCTTGCGGGCGAAGGCACGCTGTTTTTTGCGATCAAGCAAAACGGAAAAACGCTCGACCCGGCGGAAGTGGTGCCGTTTGATTAA
- a CDS encoding ACT domain-containing protein — MAERYFVVREDLLPEGILKTEQAKALLRRGEAATVHEAAERVGLSRSAFYKYKDGVYPLEQTARERIATLSMDLEHRSGVLSKVLGTLAVNDGNVMTISQSIPLQGLANVVVTIDASQLAGTLGELIDKLKSLDGVRRATVVGRS; from the coding sequence ATGGCCGAGCGTTATTTCGTTGTCCGCGAGGATCTGCTGCCGGAGGGCATTTTGAAAACGGAGCAGGCAAAGGCGCTGCTGAGACGCGGAGAAGCGGCCACCGTCCACGAGGCGGCGGAACGCGTCGGCCTTAGCCGCAGCGCGTTCTACAAGTACAAGGACGGCGTATATCCGCTTGAGCAGACGGCCCGCGAACGCATCGCGACGCTGTCGATGGATTTGGAGCACCGCTCCGGCGTGCTGTCGAAGGTGCTCGGCACGCTCGCGGTGAACGACGGCAACGTGATGACGATCTCGCAATCGATCCCGCTGCAGGGCCTTGCCAACGTGGTCGTGACGATTGACGCTTCGCAGCTGGCCGGAACGCTGGGCGAATTGATCGACAAGCTGAAATCGCTGGACGGCGTCCGGCGCGCGACGGTCGTGGGCCGAAGCTGA
- the rplU gene encoding 50S ribosomal protein L21: protein MYAIIETGGKQYKVQAGDVLFVEKLAANEGDSVTFDRVLAVSGDNGFVTGSPLVSGASVTAKVEKHVKGEKIIVFKYKPKKNIRKKQGHRQPYTKVTIESIKA, encoded by the coding sequence ATGTACGCGATTATTGAAACCGGCGGCAAGCAATACAAAGTGCAAGCCGGCGACGTTCTGTTCGTGGAGAAGCTGGCGGCTAACGAAGGCGACAGCGTGACGTTCGACCGCGTTCTCGCCGTATCCGGCGACAACGGCTTCGTGACCGGATCCCCGCTCGTTTCCGGAGCATCCGTAACGGCTAAAGTCGAGAAGCACGTCAAAGGCGAGAAGATCATCGTCTTCAAGTATAAACCGAAGAAAAACATCCGCAAAAAGCAAGGTCATCGTCAACCGTACACGAAAGTGACCATCGAATCGATCAAGGCTTAA